The sequence TTTTGGAAGAATACTTTTGAAAGGATGTTGCTGTACAAGAGGATGATGTAGAACACAAGCTGCAGTCCGACCATCACTCCCAGCACTAAAGGTTCCACCCCTTTGGTGAACATGAGAATTCCGTTGAAGATCAGTACGTTGAGCACCAGGCGGGTGATAGCGAGCCTATGCATTGAAAAGAGCTTGAGGCTGTTCTTTTCTGGAATCATGATGAACCTTGCTGTCAGGAAGTCTTCCTCACTTTTGTTGGCTGCTGCGACGATGAGCAGCAAGTAGGCGTAGACACCGTTTAGCACGTAGGCGAACCAGTAATGCTCGCCGCCTGTGATCATGTTGTAGATCACCACGCCGACAGCCGCCAGGATCACCGCTAATTCATAAAAGCCGAATAAGTGATGCAGGTCCGACTTGTTCTTGATGACCTTTTCCTTCCAGTAGTAGGCGCTATGTCCTGTCTCGCTGCTCATCACTACTGACCGGCGCGACTCGAACCATTTGAAGCTGAACTGAAGCTTGTTGCCTTCCCTTTGGCGTTTACGAAGCCTTGTCATGTTCACAGTTCCATCGTAAACATCCTCATAATAATCGTCGGCAAGATACAAGCAAAAGCCTACAATCAGGAGTACACTGACAGCATACATCAAAGCGATCAGTTCGATACCGGCTACCCGGTAATTGTAACAGAGCAGAATCAGCGCTTTGGACCATCCTGCAAACGGAACCCAGTTGAGCAGGTCGCTGTTCATCATTTGTATGATATTGAAGCCCGACCGGTAAAAAACGTAAATCGCCGGAAGCACCACCACGCTCATCATGAGGCTCTGCGAAAGCATGACGGGTACTTTGCCTTTTAACCTTACCGAAATAAAGGTCATGGGCTGCAGTAAGAGGAAAAGTACAAGAATTCCCAAGGCACCGCTCAGCATATCAAGCACTCCCGCGCCGCTTGCGATCATCTTTCCAGAAAGGAACAGCATCATGAAGGCGATGAGCAGAACATTGCTGTACATCGATTTGATGAGCGAGGCCGCGAAGATGGTCCTTGGCGATATCGGCGAGGTGAAGGTGATGTTAAGGTCAGCAGGTTTGAAGAGGCTGAACAGTTCTTTTTTTGTGGTTCCCACATTCATGATAAGCATCATAAAAAGAAGCCCGAATGCAAAGCTGTTCACCATCGTATAGGACATTTCACCTTGCGAGTCGCTGGCGTTTATTCCATTGATCCAAACCATGAATCCCGCATACAGGAAGTAGAAGAAAAAGATAAGAATCCTTTTGGGATGGTTTCGCATGTCGACAAAGTAATTCTTAAACTGTATGAAGTCTTTTTTTAGCAGCAGTCCCAGGCTAGGCATCTTTGGTCACCTCCAGGAAGAGTTCTTCAAGGGATGCCTCCGAGGTGCCCATTTTGGATCTTAGTTCATCTGGAGTCCCCGCCGCGACCACATGACCGTCTTTTAAGACAAGCACCTTGTCGCAAGTGGATTCTATCGTGTCTAGAAGATGCGTGCTCACAAGAACGGCGCATCCGTCTTTTGCGAGTTCCCTCATCACAGCTTTCGTCTCTTTGATGGCTTTTGGGTCAAGACCGATCATGGGTTCGTCGAAAAGGACCACCTTGGGCTCTGTGACTAGTCCCATACATATGGACAGCTTCTGCTTCATACCCTTTGAGAGTTCCTTGGCGAGCTTGTCTTTTTTGTCGGACATCTCAAATCGGTTCAGTAGCGATTCGGCCTTGGGTTCCCAGTCTTTCAGGCGATAGGCCTTGGCGATAAAGACCATATGCTCCCACACCGTCATCAGCTCGTAGGCTTCCGGAACCTCTGGGATATAAGCCATCAGCCTTTTTGCCATAAGAGAGGTGTTCACTTGACCGTTAACGGTGATTTCACCCTCTGTGGCGCGGATAAGCCCTGCGATACATTTGATTGTCGTGGTCTTCCCTGCACCGTTCGGACCGAGTATTCCCATCACTTCACCTTGCTGAATTTCAAAATCGATGCCATTGACAGCATCTGTCTTTTTATAATGTTTTACCAATTTCATCACTTTTAACATAAAAATCCTCCTTAATCAAAAAGAGTATAGCACACTGGCAAACGCTTTAAAGATTCTCAGAGGATATTTAAGGTTAATTTAAGGTTGCATCCTACGATTCGTTTATCCTACTTTACTGCAATCCTTCAAGTACGAACTCGACCATCTTGACCCACGGGTCATCAAACGGGACCGTCTCATAGTAACTGCGATTACACTGGATGATCTCTTCTTTTGTCATCCATGTCGGCTGTATTCCTGAAGCAATCTCTCTTGAGGACAGTTTCAGATCCACTTGCCCGTCGTGTATGTCGCAGCGGTAGAAGTGCATTTCGGATTCATAGAGGGCGTCGTGGTCGAATCTGTCTACTTTTCTTGTGACCGCTCTCCCAAGATACTTCATTTCTCCTCGTTTTTGATAACCTGTCTCTTCGGTTAGTTCCCTTGCGGCGGCCTCAGCAAAGCTCTCGCCTTCTTCCACGGCACCGCCTGGAAACATGACATACCCTCTTTTTGTAGCGATCATAAGGAATCGCCCATTTAGCTTGGTGACTGCGATGGCTGAGACTCTCTTACTTATCGCTTTTTTATCGTCTGCCGCTATTCCCCAAAATCGATCGAACGTCATTTTTGTCCTCCTACATTCCATTTCCTTTATTATACAATAGTTTATGCTTTCTCCATATAAAAAGTCAGTCCAAGACTGAGTCTTTGACTGACCATATGTTTTCTATTTAAGTTTTTTTATCATGGTGATTGCCGGTGGTACCTCTTCGTATTTTTCAAAACCGAACCGTTCGTATAATCGTACGCTCGGATTGTTGGGATTTACGCTTAGTGAAACCTGATCATAATTTGCTTTTAAGTCCTTGAGCATCTTCACCATCAGTTCCGTTCCGATACCTTGGTTTCTAAAGGTCGGTGAAAGCGCAATGTTGAGTTCCGGCGTCTTTTGATCCACATAACCCCAGCACTTGTCATCCTCATCAAACAGCCTGATCCAGACGGCTCCAAGTGGTTGGTTTTCCTCGCTTAGAGCAATCAGTCCGTAGTCGCCTTCCTTTTCGCCCCAGTGCTGCATGTACTTTTTTAGCTCATGCAGTTCTTTCATCTCTCTAGCAGGTGGCATTTCCTCACGTGCCACAAAGATGGCATTGTAAAGCAAATCCCAAAGATACGCTTCATATTCAGGTCTGAGCTCTTTTATGATGTACTTCATGATAAACCTCTCTATTCGATAACACTTTCAATTTCTAAGTGGACAAGTCTTGATAGATCATACTCGATACGTTTATTATCCTTCATGATGCTGATAATAGGCTTATGAGGTTGCTTCTTCTTAACGTCAATGACCGTAGCTTCATCACCATTGTTCAGCTTCACTCGAGTCCCTGGTGGATAAATGGCGATATGTGCCAAAAATCCTGCTAAAACATTGTATTTTATCTGTTGACCGACTCCCTCCCTTAAAATAGAAACCGCTTGCGTCACTGGGATACAGTTCTTATACACTCTCTCTGAAATGAGCGCGTGAAAAATATCCGCTACCGTTACAATGTTCACATAATCGTCGATTTCCTTCTCTAACAGTCCGCCTTCATATCCCTTTCCATCCAGCCGTTCATGATGCTTCAAAATGATATTCTTCGCATAGGCTGTGATTCGCCTGTCGCTTTTAACCATCTCATAACCGTAAGTGACATGTTTTTTTACTTCTGCAAGTTCTTCCGGTGTCAGGCTTCCTTTTTTGTTGAGTATCTCATCAGGAACCTGTACTTTGCCTATGTCATGCAAGATGGCACCCATTCCAATATGTTTGACCATACTTTCGTCATATCCCAGCGCCTGGGCGGTTAGCATGGACAGCACGGAAACTTCTACGCTATGTCTATAAGTATACGCGTCCGAACCCATTAATACCACCATATAATACATTAAATGGTCATTATTAAACATCGCGGCATACAAGTCATCTACAACCGCTTCGAATTTTTCGGTTTCGAGCACTGGATGTGCTTGGCCTTCCTTCAGCTGGTGTTGACCTCTTTTCATATCCTTGAACACCTGCTTTACGGCCCCGATGCTTTTTATCATGGTCTCATCGCTGATCAGTGGGTTGATAGGCAAATCATCAGTATGATCCGATATGTAGACTCTAGAATAGCCTAGCTTTTCTAGCTTATCGATGATCGAGCTCGTCAGGACGGTTCCTCTATTGACCATTCTTCTAAGACCATCATCAAAAAGAGTCCTACCTAACACATCGCCTTCGCGCACATTTGAAATATGCTTTATTCTCATATGATCACCTTTTCAAACCTAAAATCCACCTAAATCCATCTATTTACTAATACCCAATATGAACTAAAAAAACCACGATTACAACTTAATTGTAACCGCGGTTTTACGATTAGTAATGTTTCACTTCACCTGGAACGTGTCCGTTAAGTTCCACTGTCATCGATTCGATCACAACATCATCAAGCGGCCTGTCTCTTCCATCCACCTGCACCTTTGCCACTGCATCGACAACATCTTGACCTTCTGTCACTCTACCAAAAGCTGCATAGCTTCCATCAAGGTGTGGAGTGTCCACATGACAGATAAAGAATTGAGATCCTGCACTGTTAGGTGATTGCGATCTAGCCATAGAAAGCGTTCCTTTTGTATGCTTGATCTTATTGTCAAACCCATTTGCTTTGAACTCGCCATAGATATTGTGTCCTGGACCGCCCATACCTGTTCCATCCGGGCAACCGCCTTGAATCATGAAGTTTTTGATGATTCTGTGGAAAATAAGTCCATCATAATACTCTGTTTCAATCAAGCTTATGAAGTTATCAACCGATTGTGGAGCATCCTCTGCGAACAATTCAATTTTAACTACACCCTTGTCTTTGATTTTTAATGTTACTACTGGATTTGACATGTTAATCCTCCTTATGTCTCTTTAATTGATATGATTTAAGTTCCTTATCCTCGTAAGTAAATTTACCAGAGAATAAATCCGAACTATGATAAATGACGTTCAAAAAGATCGGATCGCCTTCCCAGAGTGGCAAATCAAGTAATGATTCATCCTCGATCCAGTGGAGCGAGCCTTCTGATCCTTCTACCAAGTCTCCTTCAAAATCGTAACACTCATAAATAAAACACAGCCAATCCTCGTTTCCGTCAAATACGGGAAAAGCGATATGGCCGCGGTACTTCACTTCGTTGGCGATCAATCCGGTTTCTTCCTTGATTTCTCTCAGAGCGCAGTCTTCAGGCGATTCACCGGCTTCTAGTTTTCCGCCGATGCCGTTGTATTTACCTAGATGATAATCATCTCCACGCTTGTTTCGGTGAAGCATGAGGGTTTTAGAGTCCCTACGTAAATAGATCAGCGAAGCGACAATCATCTTATTTCCTCTCGGATGACTGAAAAACCCATTGAAACACAGCGTCTTTCAAATCCCTCATAATGAGGATTGATATCCACCCATAATTGCTTATAGCCCATTTTGGCATAATGCTGGGCAACCCGCTGGACAAGATAGGTTCCAAGCCTTCTTCCTCTAAAATCCTCTGTAACCCCAAGTGAAGTTATATACGGCGTATCTTCCGCGATATAACTTACGATGAAGCCCACATAGGATTTCAGTGATTTATGATAGATGAGAAAAACACCCTCAGAATAGAAGCCTTCAAACTTGTCCCAAAGTTCTCCCCATGCCCTGAGGTTGAAACATCTCGAGTAAATTTGAGGAACAATCTCATGGTGTATCATCGGATCGTATTGTACGAGTTCGAATCCCTCAGATAATGGTACTAAATCTACAAGTATGTCGCTCACTTGACTAGCCATTGTATGTTTACGTATCATCTCTTACATCCTCATCCACTATAAAGTGTTTATCCGCTATACATATTTTCCGTTTACATAGATGCTGACTAATTCGACTCCGATATATAATGAAAGCGCCATTGTCATGATCGGATAGTAAAACGGATCTTTCAGAATACCGATGACATACATGATAGCAATCCCGCCGATCGCGCTAATCAGATGTTTGACGACATAGAACCTTTTTACAACGACAGGATTCTTGATCTGTACGTTTTGATGCTGATTGTGCAGCGGACTTTTCTTAAGTACTAGTATTTTGTATAGCCCCGTTACGCCGATAAAGGTCATATACAGACTTGCAACTAAATAAAGATACATGTGTGTCCCTCTTTTCTAATTTTTATATCTTCTTTATTATACGTTATCCCACCCTTTAAAAAAAGCTATTCTTCCTTCATTTTTCACCGACGAATCTTTCTAGAAGATGGGCTATCGTCCATACGACCACTTGAAAACCGCTCATTCCAAGAACAAAGAGAATCATGTCTTCATAAGGCGACAGAAGACTCAAATCATTAAAAAAACGAAACAATGCAACAATGACCACAAGCCACGCCAGCGTGCTGTGAAAAGAAGCTATCTTAAGATAGTCTACGGGTTTATTCTTTCGATAATAAAAAAAACTGGCTATAATAAGTATCGCGCATGAAATCAATAGACTTTTCATTGTATTTCTCCTTTGCGGCAGACATGTTTTTCCCTTATTCTACAAATAGTATACAAAAAAAAGCTGACTTAGTCAGCTTTAGTATCTACTTCTACAGTCGCATCTCTGCCATGCGCACTCTTGCAGTTTAACCAACAGTTCACCAGCTTCGCCTACAAAGTCCTTTGGTAAATGCATGAAGTCTTCCCGTTCATAGGCGTCCAACTCAACTAACAGTTTTTTTGCTTTATAAAGATTCATGCAGTTGTCTTCTAAATCGCAGTCTTCACAACAGAATTTGTCCTGATGTCCCACCATAAAAGTTTGAAAATCGCGAACCACTTCTAACATTTCATCACTCCTTTTTGACTTTTTTACCCCAAAAGAGCGCTGTAAAAACTTATTTTTCAATTTGATCGAGAACCGATTTGATTTTTAGGTCCATAAAGCTTTTTTCGTTCGTCAAAAACATTAGCTTTCCGGCACTAGTGACATTATCAAGATCGTCGCCGTACATGACCTTTACGGATTCAAACAGCTTTAAGAAACTTTCATACGAGTAGGCCTTCGTCGAGATCAGTTCAAGCAGTATCTCCTCATATCTGCCGCGGTACTTCTCCACTGCCAGTATCTTATCCGCTAGCGGGTGGCTGTAATCGACGCCCATGAATATGCTTGCAAGACTTCGCCACTCGTAGATATCTTCTGTCGCTATGCCTTCGTATCCTCCAAAGCTCTCACCATCCCACCCGTATCCGAGTGAGTTATCAAAGTCATACGGAAAAAAGACCACTTGTCCGTCGGGCTTGAAGTAAAGGTAATAATTGTTCCCCATGGCCCTATAGTCGTCCGGGGACCCGATCAGCACGGTGACGGCGAAGGCTTTTAAAAGCACATCCACATCCAAGGTCTTGTCGATATAGTCTACAAACGCTTCGCCCTCGAGCCGGTTCAAATGATCGATGAAGTCGTAAAGCTCTACGTGTGTCACTGAATCGGTGTTGGTTATCAGATCATAGGCTGGCCTGTAGTTTGATTCCCAGTCCTTGATACCCACAGCCATGGGGTTGATGATCGGCATCAGGGTCGCCGGTCCGAAGTCCTGCCAAAGGGCCCTGTAAAGGTTTCCGTCATTGAGCTTCGTGCCATACTGATTGGTCAGGAAGCCTTTATTGACCGATTCGATGACGGTATAGACCCCGTAATCGAGTTCCCGCCCGTCCACATGAACCGTAAGGGTAGTCAGGGTGATTTTCGGTGCTGGAACACCAAGCTGCCTTAAGAGGTCATAGGCGTATTTTTCATGGACAAAGGAACGGTCGCTTTCCATATTGGACTTCAGCGCGAGCTCGTTCACCCCTAGAAACGTTCTTTGTCCAAGCTGCTTGTAGGCTTCGCTTGCGACCCTTTCATCGAGCGTCCAGTCGAACTTCAATTTGAAGTGGCTTCGCCTGAGAACACCCTCATGGTTTTCTGGTATGAGCCTTGTGGTGTTCCCTTTGGTCCTGATGCCGATCCGATCTATCTCAAACTCACCGTAGTCGTCCTTGTATACGACACGCGCGGTCCTATAGGCACCGGTACGCATCCTTGAATCGGTATACCGGTAGCGCATCATATCCTTGCCCATGCCAAGCCACTCTTCTTCTGTGATGTAGATATGCAGTTCATGTTTCAACTCATCGTTAAAAATCCTACCGAAGCCCTCGTCTGTCCGTTTTGTCACCGCTTCCACAGAAGTGATCGGAGTGATCGGCTTCTCGTTCAGGTAGAGGGTGCCTACAACCGCTAAGAGGATGAGGATAAGCGTATAGGCTACCGCTGTGCGTTTCACATTCATAAGCTGCTCCTAGTAAAGCTGGTTTGTATTCACACCGATTAGTGATGCAGATTTTACTCCCGGGATGGATTCGATGACCGAGATGATCCCACTCGACTGCTTTTTCAGGCGAATCTCCATGGTCAGCTCCCGCTTTTGATCCAAAGCCACTTCACTTCTAAATCTGCTGCTCTTTGCGTGGATGGACATAGCCGTCTCCACATCGCTTCTTGCGCTATCTGATTCGAAGATGACGACCAAGAGGTAGAGCGTCGAATCAATCGCCATTCTGCTTAGGCCAAACAGCGCGGCACCTATGCTGATGACTCCCAGTACCGCAAGTAAGAAGAATCCTGCGCCAATGGCGATACCGATCGAGATCGCCCAAAACATATAGATGATGTCAATGGGTTCCTTTACAGCCGTCCTGAATCTTACGATACTTAAGGCGCCCACCATACCAAGCGATAATAGCAGGTTGGAGGTGATCGTAAGAATCATCAGGCAGGTAATCATCGTAAGCGCGACAAGCGTGATGGCCAGCTGGTTGACATAGGTGACTCCCGAATAGGAGGAACGATACACAAGATAGATGATATAGCCTGCGATAAAGGCCATCGCCATCGCAAGAAGAACCCCTTCAATGCTGAGGCCTCCGATGGTTTGTGATTGTAGCAGTTGTGACTTTAGCAAATCCATAATCGTCGTCATGATTTCTCCTTAAATTTGGCGGCTGGTCGCATATTTCGACCAAGCGGTCTTGATTCCCACATCGCTTATGATTCTTTGAATATGCCAAGGCAGGCTTTCGTTGAACTTCACTTCGAATATCACGGTGTTCTCGTCGCTTATCGCAGCGTAGGCGCAGTCCCCGAACAAATGGGGCCTGAAATTCGTAGACGCCCGAAGCTGTCTGTCAAAGGTGATGCGCCCACCCTCGCATGGGATGATAAAGGCCTTTCTTTCATACGTCACAACCTTCACCGGTATCAGCCCCTCACCGTGTATGCCTGGCAGCCACTGTGACACGATCGAAGGCTTGACTAACATCAGGTCGTATTCCTCCCTTGTGATCTTCCTTCTGTGCTTGAGAACATAGTCACCCTTTTTCTGTTTGCTTTCCAGATAGAGCTTTTCCTTGTCGTCATTGTAATACCTGAGTCTTAGTTTGGGTCTTTTATCTTCTCCGTCGTTTTTCTCCCATAGATGAGAATCAAAACGGTCGTCAAAATATAAACTTGTCACCTGATAGCTTCCATCTGTGCCGGTGTGGCTGTCAGGGGCGCATACAAGTGACAAAAGCTTGATCAGCAGCTCAGACCTTTCTACATCCAGCTGATATTTCAGTTCCTTTCGCATGATTCCTCCTTGTATAATGAACACCTCTTATTTAATTACACCAAAATGGAGGAGGTTAATCAAATTAGACATTTGTGAAAATCTGCGCCCGCTGGTCCTCTAACCTTGACGGTCAGACGGATAATTGCAAAAAAAACTGTTACTGGCGCTTAAGCGACGTGTAACAGCTTTAGATCTTGATTTATTCAGTTAACTTACTTCAATTTCTTCTTTTTCTTCTTGGGTGAGCCCACTTTGTGCTTCAGCCAGTGCTGCTCGGTCATCTGTCTTTCAAAACGGATGTCCCAGCCTCTTTCTTCAAACAAGTCGTTAAAGAGATCCCAAGCCTTATACTTGCCTTTACGGTTTGTGGAAGACACCGGTATGATAAGTCTATTGTCGACGATGTTAAGCGTCTCTCTGATGACATTCAGCTTACCCATCAGCTCGCTGTTTTTCAGCTTATCGAGCTTTGTGCAGAACACATACCCCGAAAACCCGGCTTCTCTGATATAGTCATACATCATGATGTCATGGGCGTTGGGTTCGTGGCGAATATCGACCAGAAGAAAAACTTCCAGCAGATTTTCACGATTCTCAAGATAGGCCTCGATGTATTCTCCCCATCTTTCTTTTTCGGTCTTTGCAACACGGGCGAAACCGTAACCGGGTAAGTCTACGATTCGAAACTTGTCATCTACACTGAAAAAGTTGATTGTTTGAGTCTTACCAGGTCTTCCACTTGTTCTAGCCAAATTATTTCTTCCAAGTAGCATATTAAGCAGTGACGATTTACCGACATTCGATCTGCCCGCGAAGGCTAGTTCCGGCATATCCGCTTCTGGATACTGGTCTGGTTCAACGCAACTGATTATAAATTCACTTGATTTAATCTTCATTTTTCTCGTCCTTCATAATTGGAGCTGTAAGTGCTATCTTAAGCACTTCATCCATGTGTTTTACAGGATAGAACGTAAGTTTCTTACGTACTTCCGAAGGTATTTTCTCGATATCCTTTTCATTGTCATGTGGAAGGATGATCGTAGTGATGCCGACTCTTGCAGCCGCAAGCACTTTTTCTTTTAATCCACCGATCGGCAGCACTCGGCCCCTAAGTGTGATTTCTCCAGTCATGGCGACATGATGGTCTACAGGAATCCCAGTAAGTGCTGAAGTAACCGCTGTAGCCATGGTGATGCCAGCCGAAGGTCCGTCTTTTGGTGTGGCGCCCTCAGGTATATGGATATGGATGTCCTTGACCTTATGGAAGTCCTCGTCAATGCCGAACAGTTCAGCGCGCGATCGGATGTAGCTGATACCGGCTTGTGCCGATTCCTTCATCACATCACCCATCTGCCCTGTCAGTTGAAGTTTACCCGTGCCTCGCATCGGTGTCACTTCGATCTGAAGCGTCGTTCCACCTACAGAAGTCCACGCAAGACCGGTCACAACACCGACCTCGTCAATTTTAGACATCTCGTCGTCCCTAAAACGCACAGGTCCCAGGAACTGATGAAGGTTCTGTCTTGAAACGCTGACAGACTTGACTTTCTTTTCAACAATACGCGTCACAGCTTTTCTGCAGACCGTACCAACTTTTCTTTCAAGGTCACGCACGCCTGCTTCACGTGTATATCCGTTAATCACTTCTTTAAGTGTTTCTTTGCTTAGCTTGAACGTGTCGCTTGTCAATCCATGCTCTTTCATCTGCTTAGGAACCAAATAGCGCTCTGCGATCTTTAGCTTTTCAAACTCCGTGTAGCCTGTGATCTGAATGACTTCCATTCTATCAAGAAGCGGTCTTGGAATAGTGCTAAGCGAGTTCGCTGTCGTGACGAACATGACATTCGAAAGATCAAACGGCACTTCTAGATAATGGTCCATAAAGGAGTTGTTTTGAGCTGGATCAAGCACTTCAAGCAGTGCTGAGGCCGGATCTCCCCTAAAGTCACTCGCAAGTTTGTCGATTTCATCGAAAAGGAAGACAGGATTGTTGACTCCTGTTTCTTTTACTCCAGAAATAATTC is a genomic window of Fusibacter sp. A1 containing:
- a CDS encoding putative ABC exporter domain-containing protein codes for the protein MPSLGLLLKKDFIQFKNYFVDMRNHPKRILIFFFYFLYAGFMVWINGINASDSQGEMSYTMVNSFAFGLLFMMLIMNVGTTKKELFSLFKPADLNITFTSPISPRTIFAASLIKSMYSNVLLIAFMMLFLSGKMIASGAGVLDMLSGALGILVLFLLLQPMTFISVRLKGKVPVMLSQSLMMSVVVLPAIYVFYRSGFNIIQMMNSDLLNWVPFAGWSKALILLCYNYRVAGIELIALMYAVSVLLIVGFCLYLADDYYEDVYDGTVNMTRLRKRQREGNKLQFSFKWFESRRSVVMSSETGHSAYYWKEKVIKNKSDLHHLFGFYELAVILAAVGVVIYNMITGGEHYWFAYVLNGVYAYLLLIVAAANKSEEDFLTARFIMIPEKNSLKLFSMHRLAITRLVLNVLIFNGILMFTKGVEPLVLGVMVGLQLVFYIILLYSNILSKVFFQNPTDAAVMMPFIKMVQMLLVALPTGVAAGVVGAMTESVFWTVLAVFGINLLIASVFIACTGSLARRIELSK
- a CDS encoding ABC transporter ATP-binding protein; translated protein: MLKVMKLVKHYKKTDAVNGIDFEIQQGEVMGILGPNGAGKTTTIKCIAGLIRATEGEITVNGQVNTSLMAKRLMAYIPEVPEAYELMTVWEHMVFIAKAYRLKDWEPKAESLLNRFEMSDKKDKLAKELSKGMKQKLSICMGLVTEPKVVLFDEPMIGLDPKAIKETKAVMRELAKDGCAVLVSTHLLDTIESTCDKVLVLKDGHVVAAGTPDELRSKMGTSEASLEELFLEVTKDA
- a CDS encoding NUDIX hydrolase, with the protein product MTFDRFWGIAADDKKAISKRVSAIAVTKLNGRFLMIATKRGYVMFPGGAVEEGESFAEAAARELTEETGYQKRGEMKYLGRAVTRKVDRFDHDALYESEMHFYRCDIHDGQVDLKLSSREIASGIQPTWMTKEEIIQCNRSYYETVPFDDPWVKMVEFVLEGLQ
- a CDS encoding GNAT family N-acetyltransferase, whose amino-acid sequence is MKYIIKELRPEYEAYLWDLLYNAIFVAREEMPPAREMKELHELKKYMQHWGEKEGDYGLIALSEENQPLGAVWIRLFDEDDKCWGYVDQKTPELNIALSPTFRNQGIGTELMVKMLKDLKANYDQVSLSVNPNNPSVRLYERFGFEKYEEVPPAITMIKKLK
- a CDS encoding HD-GYP domain-containing protein, with the translated sequence MRIKHISNVREGDVLGRTLFDDGLRRMVNRGTVLTSSIIDKLEKLGYSRVYISDHTDDLPINPLISDETMIKSIGAVKQVFKDMKRGQHQLKEGQAHPVLETEKFEAVVDDLYAAMFNNDHLMYYMVVLMGSDAYTYRHSVEVSVLSMLTAQALGYDESMVKHIGMGAILHDIGKVQVPDEILNKKGSLTPEELAEVKKHVTYGYEMVKSDRRITAYAKNIILKHHERLDGKGYEGGLLEKEIDDYVNIVTVADIFHALISERVYKNCIPVTQAVSILREGVGQQIKYNVLAGFLAHIAIYPPGTRVKLNNGDEATVIDVKKKQPHKPIISIMKDNKRIEYDLSRLVHLEIESVIE
- a CDS encoding peptidylprolyl isomerase; its protein translation is MSNPVVTLKIKDKGVVKIELFAEDAPQSVDNFISLIETEYYDGLIFHRIIKNFMIQGGCPDGTGMGGPGHNIYGEFKANGFDNKIKHTKGTLSMARSQSPNSAGSQFFICHVDTPHLDGSYAAFGRVTEGQDVVDAVAKVQVDGRDRPLDDVVIESMTVELNGHVPGEVKHY
- a CDS encoding 8-oxo-dGTP diphosphatase, coding for MIVASLIYLRRDSKTLMLHRNKRGDDYHLGKYNGIGGKLEAGESPEDCALREIKEETGLIANEVKYRGHIAFPVFDGNEDWLCFIYECYDFEGDLVEGSEGSLHWIEDESLLDLPLWEGDPIFLNVIYHSSDLFSGKFTYEDKELKSYQLKRHKED
- a CDS encoding GNAT family N-acetyltransferase, with the translated sequence MIRKHTMASQVSDILVDLVPLSEGFELVQYDPMIHHEIVPQIYSRCFNLRAWGELWDKFEGFYSEGVFLIYHKSLKSYVGFIVSYIAEDTPYITSLGVTEDFRGRRLGTYLVQRVAQHYAKMGYKQLWVDINPHYEGFERRCVSMGFSVIREEIR
- a CDS encoding CotH kinase family protein encodes the protein MNVKRTAVAYTLILILLAVVGTLYLNEKPITPITSVEAVTKRTDEGFGRIFNDELKHELHIYITEEEWLGMGKDMMRYRYTDSRMRTGAYRTARVVYKDDYGEFEIDRIGIRTKGNTTRLIPENHEGVLRRSHFKLKFDWTLDERVASEAYKQLGQRTFLGVNELALKSNMESDRSFVHEKYAYDLLRQLGVPAPKITLTTLTVHVDGRELDYGVYTVIESVNKGFLTNQYGTKLNDGNLYRALWQDFGPATLMPIINPMAVGIKDWESNYRPAYDLITNTDSVTHVELYDFIDHLNRLEGEAFVDYIDKTLDVDVLLKAFAVTVLIGSPDDYRAMGNNYYLYFKPDGQVVFFPYDFDNSLGYGWDGESFGGYEGIATEDIYEWRSLASIFMGVDYSHPLADKILAVEKYRGRYEEILLELISTKAYSYESFLKLFESVKVMYGDDLDNVTSAGKLMFLTNEKSFMDLKIKSVLDQIEK
- a CDS encoding DUF4956 domain-containing protein, giving the protein MTTIMDLLKSQLLQSQTIGGLSIEGVLLAMAMAFIAGYIIYLVYRSSYSGVTYVNQLAITLVALTMITCLMILTITSNLLLSLGMVGALSIVRFRTAVKEPIDIIYMFWAISIGIAIGAGFFLLAVLGVISIGAALFGLSRMAIDSTLYLLVVIFESDSARSDVETAMSIHAKSSRFRSEVALDQKRELTMEIRLKKQSSGIISVIESIPGVKSASLIGVNTNQLY
- a CDS encoding polyphosphate polymerase domain-containing protein, translating into MRKELKYQLDVERSELLIKLLSLVCAPDSHTGTDGSYQVTSLYFDDRFDSHLWEKNDGEDKRPKLRLRYYNDDKEKLYLESKQKKGDYVLKHRRKITREEYDLMLVKPSIVSQWLPGIHGEGLIPVKVVTYERKAFIIPCEGGRITFDRQLRASTNFRPHLFGDCAYAAISDENTVIFEVKFNESLPWHIQRIISDVGIKTAWSKYATSRQI